A window of Mucilaginibacter sp. PAMC 26640 contains these coding sequences:
- a CDS encoding Fis family transcriptional regulator, giving the protein MKILVVDDEADVEPLFLQRFRKEIKNHEIEFSFAQSGEQALNYLADKHSEVVLILSDINMPGMSGIELLTHIREDFNMPPPPVVMMITAYGDEENHRQAMEKGADDFLTKPLDFNLLKEKLKTFTEQQ; this is encoded by the coding sequence ATGAAGATATTAGTAGTAGATGATGAGGCGGATGTAGAGCCGCTTTTCTTACAGCGTTTTCGCAAAGAGATTAAAAACCATGAGATAGAATTTAGCTTTGCCCAAAGTGGTGAGCAGGCACTTAACTACCTCGCTGATAAACATTCGGAGGTGGTGCTGATACTGAGCGATATTAATATGCCGGGAATGAGCGGCATTGAACTACTAACTCATATTCGCGAAGATTTTAATATGCCGCCGCCGCCCGTGGTAATGATGATCACTGCTTACGGCGATGAAGAGAACCACCGCCAGGCAATGGAGAAAGGGGCCGACGACTTTTTAACCAAGCCCCTGGATTTTAACCTACTTAAAGAGAAACTTAAAACTTTTACCGAACAGCAATAA
- a CDS encoding guanylate cyclase, with protein sequence MMAKILVVDDEADLELLVKQKFRKKIRENIYEFVFAQNGEEALQKVKEHPDLDIILSDINMPVMDGLTLLSRLPEANPMLKAVVVSAYGDMQNIRLAMNRGAFDFVCKPVDFEDLDLTMEKTILHVKQLQETFKAIKENNILKMYVDENVLNFMTHKEFENSLLKNEVVETTIMFVDVCGFTAITENVPANTVVTLINSLFDVIVKEIVAQGGHVDKFMGDAVMAVFRGEYHLDRAIDAAIAARTVISGMAAVHAGEKSYQPQIAVGINSGEVVSGNIGSASLKRLDYTVIGDAVNLAQRLQSAAKGGQIIISEETFHKAKESFHCKKIGDVNLKNKALPVTIYEVVE encoded by the coding sequence ATAATGGCCAAAATTTTAGTAGTAGATGATGAGGCTGACCTGGAACTGCTGGTAAAACAGAAGTTCAGGAAAAAGATCAGGGAAAATATCTACGAATTTGTGTTCGCCCAAAACGGCGAAGAAGCCCTCCAAAAAGTAAAAGAACACCCGGATCTGGATATCATCCTGAGTGATATCAATATGCCGGTAATGGACGGACTTACCTTGTTGAGCCGCCTGCCAGAGGCCAATCCTATGCTGAAAGCGGTAGTGGTATCAGCTTATGGTGATATGCAGAATATTCGCTTGGCGATGAACCGGGGCGCGTTCGATTTTGTGTGTAAGCCGGTGGATTTTGAGGATCTTGATCTCACGATGGAGAAAACTATCCTCCACGTAAAGCAGCTGCAGGAAACCTTCAAGGCCATCAAAGAGAATAACATCCTTAAGATGTATGTGGATGAAAATGTGCTCAACTTCATGACGCATAAGGAGTTTGAGAACAGCCTGTTAAAAAACGAAGTGGTAGAAACCACCATTATGTTTGTAGATGTTTGCGGCTTTACAGCAATTACCGAAAACGTACCGGCAAACACCGTGGTAACCCTGATCAATAGCCTGTTTGATGTTATTGTAAAGGAAATAGTTGCACAGGGTGGACATGTGGATAAATTTATGGGCGATGCGGTGATGGCCGTTTTCCGTGGCGAATACCATTTAGACAGGGCCATTGATGCCGCAATTGCAGCACGCACAGTTATTAGCGGTATGGCCGCGGTACACGCAGGGGAGAAATCTTATCAGCCACAAATTGCGGTAGGCATCAACTCCGGTGAAGTAGTATCGGGTAATATCGGCTCGGCTTCCTTAAAGCGGCTTGATTACACGGTTATTGGTGATGCGGTAAACTTGGCCCAGCGACTGCAGTCCGCAGCAAAAGGCGGGCAGATCATCATCTCCGAAGAAACCTTCCATAAAGCCAAGGAATCTTTCCATTGCAAGAAAATAGGGGATGTGAATTTGAAGAATAAAGCACTGCCGGTAACTATTTACGAGGTGGTTGAGTAA
- a CDS encoding amidohydrolase: MKTTILSLGGLLLGINLVYAQANISPAKPQSKAIILTGATIHVGNGQVISNGYISFDKGKITAIGEGAGPANAGYEVINAAGKQIYPGFIAPMTTLGLVEVESGARGTVDDEETGELNPHVRSIIAYNTDSKVIPTVRSNGILLAQPTPNGGIISGASSVVQLDAWNWEDAAYNTDMAIHLNWPSTGNNGRRRPATPGVAQESPAERAQKSIDAITRLFTEAKAYSEGTRPSAANIRFEAMKGLFNGSKKLFVEASTAKQIMQAVAFARQFGVKAVIVGGKEAYLVTDILKENSVPVIIRETQTLPDRAEDDVYLPYKMPKILQDAGVLYGLTGTGFWRQRNLPFEAGQAVGYGLTKEQALSMITINNAKILGIDKTTGTLEVGKDANLFISAGDALDMITLDVETAFIQGRNINLDNLHKQLYKKFSDKYGFKAD, encoded by the coding sequence ATGAAAACAACAATATTGAGTTTAGGAGGGTTATTGCTTGGCATCAACCTCGTTTACGCCCAGGCTAACATCTCACCGGCAAAGCCGCAAAGCAAAGCCATAATATTAACCGGAGCCACCATTCATGTTGGCAACGGCCAGGTGATCAGCAACGGTTATATCTCTTTTGATAAAGGTAAAATAACCGCCATAGGCGAAGGTGCAGGCCCGGCCAATGCCGGCTATGAAGTCATCAACGCTGCAGGCAAGCAGATCTACCCCGGCTTTATTGCCCCTATGACCACGCTCGGGTTGGTAGAAGTTGAATCCGGCGCGCGCGGTACGGTGGATGATGAAGAAACAGGCGAACTCAATCCGCATGTCCGTTCTATCATTGCTTATAATACCGACAGTAAGGTGATCCCCACTGTACGAAGTAACGGCATTTTGCTGGCTCAGCCAACGCCCAATGGTGGCATCATCTCCGGAGCATCATCAGTAGTACAGCTGGACGCCTGGAACTGGGAAGATGCTGCCTATAATACCGATATGGCAATTCATTTGAACTGGCCATCAACAGGTAACAACGGCCGCAGGCGCCCGGCAACACCCGGGGTGGCGCAGGAAAGCCCCGCAGAGCGCGCGCAAAAATCTATTGATGCCATTACCCGCTTATTTACCGAAGCCAAAGCGTACAGCGAAGGCACCAGGCCATCTGCCGCCAACATCCGGTTTGAAGCGATGAAAGGTTTGTTTAATGGCAGCAAAAAGCTGTTTGTAGAAGCCAGCACTGCCAAACAAATTATGCAGGCAGTTGCCTTTGCGAGGCAATTTGGTGTAAAAGCTGTTATAGTGGGCGGCAAGGAAGCTTACCTGGTGACGGATATTTTGAAAGAAAACAGTGTGCCGGTCATCATCCGCGAAACGCAGACCCTGCCCGATCGCGCGGAGGATGATGTTTACCTGCCCTACAAAATGCCAAAGATCCTGCAGGATGCAGGCGTACTTTATGGCTTAACAGGTACGGGATTCTGGCGGCAACGCAACCTGCCTTTTGAGGCCGGCCAGGCCGTTGGATATGGCTTAACCAAAGAGCAGGCACTATCGATGATCACCATCAACAATGCAAAGATCCTGGGTATCGATAAAACTACCGGCACGCTGGAAGTAGGTAAAGATGCCAATCTGTTTATCTCTGCAGGTGATGCCCTGGATATGATCACCCTGGATGTTGAAACCGCCTTTATACAGGGCCGGAATATCAACCTGGATAATTTACACAAGCAGTTGTATAAAAAATTCAGCGATAAGTATGGTTTTAAAGCTGACTAA